A genome region from Akkermansiaceae bacterium includes the following:
- a CDS encoding aminopeptidase P family protein — protein MSKAKTTARKKPSGKAPSILFHADASDPDMLYFSRFSAFDPYLAFSYGGKKIGLSSSMEYGRMKGESDFDEVLLLPEIQKAAAKRFKLAEGKKPDDVQLVRHLAEAYGIGEFRVSPRFPAGLAFQLADAGLKISPDMDGGLFPERVVKSAPEVEALRKGNEASAAGFRAVRKALAESIIKGDTLIHQGRVLTSERLRELISLAALEKDAIALHTIAAGGDQACDCHNAGSGPIRPNELIVVDIFPRRPEDGYWGDMTRTFLKGKASDAQKKLVRTVKKAHELGIALSKPGAIGGKVQDAVQDFFAKEGYKSVRDTAEPEGFFHGLGHGIGLEVHEPPFMRHGADWKFKAGMVVTIEPGLYYKGLGGCRIEDMIHITPGGNEMISKAPYTWEIK, from the coding sequence ATGTCCAAAGCCAAGACCACCGCACGCAAGAAACCCAGTGGCAAAGCGCCCTCCATCCTCTTCCACGCGGATGCATCGGATCCAGACATGCTGTATTTCAGCCGCTTCAGCGCATTCGATCCATATCTTGCCTTTTCGTATGGTGGGAAAAAGATCGGCCTTTCCAGCAGCATGGAATACGGCCGCATGAAGGGCGAGTCAGACTTCGACGAGGTGCTCCTTCTCCCGGAAATCCAGAAGGCCGCAGCCAAGCGCTTCAAGTTGGCCGAAGGGAAAAAACCGGATGATGTGCAGCTTGTCCGCCATCTTGCTGAGGCCTACGGGATCGGTGAGTTCCGCGTGAGCCCGCGCTTTCCCGCCGGGCTTGCCTTCCAGCTTGCGGATGCCGGACTGAAAATCTCGCCAGACATGGACGGCGGGCTTTTTCCCGAGCGTGTTGTGAAATCCGCCCCCGAAGTCGAGGCGCTGCGCAAGGGCAACGAGGCCAGCGCCGCCGGCTTCCGCGCTGTCAGAAAGGCTCTTGCAGAATCGATCATCAAGGGCGACACGCTCATCCATCAGGGCAGGGTTCTGACCTCGGAACGCTTGCGCGAACTCATCAGCCTGGCCGCCTTGGAAAAGGATGCCATTGCGCTCCACACCATCGCCGCAGGCGGCGACCAGGCCTGCGATTGCCACAATGCCGGCTCCGGGCCGATCCGTCCCAATGAACTCATCGTGGTGGACATTTTCCCGCGCCGCCCCGAGGACGGTTATTGGGGTGACATGACGCGGACTTTCCTCAAGGGCAAGGCCAGCGACGCGCAGAAGAAACTCGTCCGCACCGTGAAGAAAGCACACGAGCTTGGCATCGCGCTGTCCAAGCCCGGTGCCATCGGTGGCAAGGTGCAGGACGCGGTGCAGGATTTTTTCGCAAAGGAAGGTTACAAGTCCGTACGCGACACGGCGGAGCCGGAGGGCTTTTTCCACGGCCTCGGCCACGGCATCGGGCTTGAGGTGCACGAGCCCCCCTTCATGCGCCATGGAGCGGACTGGAAATTCAAGGCAGGCATGGTCGTCACGATCGAGCCGGGGCTCTATTACAAGGGGCTGGGCGGCTGCCGCATCGAGGACATGATCCACATCACCCCTGGCGGCAACGAGATGATCTCCAAGGCTCCTTATACCTGGGAGATCAAGTGA